The following are from one region of the Actinoplanes sp. L3-i22 genome:
- a CDS encoding ABC transporter ATP-binding protein yields the protein MAVLIATGAGVRHHRRWLLRDLDLTVEAGETIAVAGPPGSGRTSTLLALARRLRLSQGKVSLFGTAALGHVAGVNEFEPVFTVSEHVRERLALLGRSRKEAASVELHGLDPELRGRDLTPYQRQLLGLILALLARPAVIALDGVDSGLDAGERERLWTLLGEIAAEGVAVLVTAREVDPARVSRTVLLSDPQSGEPGRATVQETPVENPAPVENPAPVEEPEPTEETQPEPEPVDEEPAVDEIPAEEEQVK from the coding sequence ATGGCGGTGCTCATCGCTACCGGTGCCGGGGTGCGGCACCACCGGCGCTGGCTCCTGCGCGACCTCGACCTGACGGTCGAGGCCGGCGAGACGATCGCCGTCGCCGGCCCGCCCGGCAGCGGCCGGACCAGCACGCTGCTGGCTCTGGCGCGCCGGTTGCGGTTGTCCCAGGGCAAGGTTTCCCTTTTCGGTACGGCGGCACTCGGCCATGTGGCCGGGGTCAATGAGTTCGAGCCGGTGTTCACCGTGAGCGAGCACGTGCGCGAGCGTCTGGCGCTGCTCGGACGGTCCCGGAAGGAAGCCGCCTCGGTGGAGCTGCACGGGCTCGACCCGGAGCTCCGGGGACGGGATCTCACGCCGTACCAAAGGCAGCTCCTGGGTTTGATCCTGGCTCTTCTGGCCCGGCCCGCGGTGATCGCGCTCGACGGGGTGGACAGCGGGCTGGACGCGGGGGAGCGGGAGCGGCTGTGGACGCTGCTCGGGGAGATCGCCGCCGAGGGGGTCGCGGTGCTGGTCACGGCCCGTGAGGTGGATCCGGCGCGGGTGTCCCGCACGGTCCTGCTGAGCGACCCGCAGTCGGGCGAGCCGGGCCGCGCCACGGTCCAGGAGACGCCTGTGGAAAACCCAGCGCCTGTGGAAAACCCAGCGCCTGTGGAAGAGCCGGAGCCTACGGAAGAAACGCAACCCGAGCCCGAGCCTGTGGACGAAGAGCCGGCCGTGGACGAGATCCCGGCCGAAGAGGAGCAAGTGAAATGA
- a CDS encoding YhgE/Pip domain-containing protein, with protein sequence MTGLSTVSLAGLELRRFFRSRLTAAALAVLAVVPLLYGALYLYAFWDPYGHLNHIPAALVIEDQPARDQNGDTVNAGHDLADKLIERQIFDWHVVDAKTADAGLKDGKYQIELRIPASFSGHLADAPNASADPANARLSAVSDDSTNYLSGVFARTAFDEVRAAASASASAKYYDQMLIGFTDLKAETEKAADGAGKIADGAGSIHQGAAEEAAGIDTAHRGAGQIAGKLGAAGRGADQLADGLAQLETGAAQLATGTSQAADGGRKLATAVDAAADKVEPVLRDNAETIQNAATLVANGADQLAKNVGAIDDAADKAVQDAKNLQKQLNDLPDSDGLPEAKRLAARLVADAERIQQRVDAADLDGLRAELRTVAKDARAVAAAAPHLADDVANARTQVDKLAGGLDQLATGAKRLQTGTAQAADGANELKNGVYRLASGAQQLDTGLAKLSDGGHRIADALTDLQDGAGQLADKLADGAKEIPAYDDASDRSGILADPVSLDRVVRNPAGTYGVGFAPYFLALALWVGAMINYMLLRPLNRRYLASGAPAPRVALAGLLPGVLMGLIQATLLFVVVRFGLGLSPIHPWTSLALLLGTASVFAAIMQLIGAALGAPGRIIALVLLMFQLTSSGGTYPVQTTPGFFQALHPLLPMTYVVEAMRHAIDGGESGPIVHGALVLGGFGLVAFLLTVVIAGRQRRMRTTDLHPELVL encoded by the coding sequence ATGACCGGGTTGTCGACTGTTTCATTGGCCGGGCTCGAACTCCGCCGCTTCTTCCGGAGCCGTTTGACGGCCGCCGCCCTGGCGGTTCTCGCGGTCGTCCCGTTGCTGTACGGCGCGCTCTATCTGTACGCCTTCTGGGACCCTTACGGCCACCTCAACCACATCCCGGCCGCCCTGGTGATCGAGGACCAGCCGGCCCGGGACCAGAACGGCGACACCGTGAACGCCGGTCACGACCTGGCCGACAAGCTCATCGAACGGCAGATCTTCGACTGGCACGTGGTCGACGCGAAGACCGCCGACGCCGGCCTCAAGGACGGCAAGTACCAGATCGAACTGCGGATCCCGGCGAGTTTCTCCGGCCATCTGGCGGACGCCCCGAATGCCTCCGCCGACCCGGCGAACGCCCGGTTGAGCGCCGTCTCCGACGATTCCACCAACTACCTTTCCGGGGTTTTCGCCCGCACCGCCTTCGACGAGGTCCGGGCGGCGGCGAGTGCGAGTGCCTCGGCGAAGTACTACGACCAGATGCTGATCGGATTCACCGATCTGAAAGCCGAGACCGAGAAGGCCGCCGACGGCGCCGGCAAGATCGCCGACGGCGCCGGAAGCATCCACCAGGGCGCCGCCGAGGAGGCCGCCGGCATCGACACCGCGCACCGCGGGGCCGGGCAGATCGCCGGCAAGCTGGGTGCCGCCGGGCGCGGCGCCGACCAGCTCGCCGACGGCCTCGCGCAGCTGGAGACCGGCGCGGCCCAGCTCGCCACCGGCACCTCGCAGGCCGCGGACGGCGGCCGCAAGCTGGCCACCGCGGTCGACGCCGCGGCCGACAAGGTCGAGCCGGTGCTGCGGGACAACGCGGAGACGATCCAGAACGCCGCGACCCTGGTCGCGAACGGCGCCGACCAGCTGGCCAAGAACGTCGGCGCGATCGACGACGCCGCCGACAAGGCCGTCCAGGACGCGAAGAACCTGCAGAAGCAGCTGAACGACCTGCCCGACAGCGACGGGCTGCCGGAGGCGAAACGCCTGGCCGCGCGCCTGGTCGCGGACGCCGAGCGGATCCAGCAGCGGGTCGACGCCGCCGACCTGGACGGGCTGCGCGCCGAGCTGCGCACGGTCGCCAAGGACGCCCGCGCGGTGGCCGCCGCCGCGCCGCACCTGGCCGACGACGTGGCGAACGCCCGGACCCAGGTGGACAAGCTGGCCGGCGGCCTGGACCAGCTGGCCACCGGCGCGAAGCGGCTGCAGACCGGCACCGCGCAGGCCGCGGACGGCGCGAACGAGCTGAAGAACGGGGTGTACCGGCTGGCCAGCGGCGCGCAGCAGCTGGACACCGGGCTGGCCAAGCTGTCCGACGGCGGGCACCGGATCGCGGACGCCCTCACCGATCTCCAGGACGGCGCCGGTCAGCTGGCCGACAAGCTGGCCGACGGGGCGAAGGAGATCCCGGCGTACGACGACGCGTCCGACCGGTCCGGGATCCTGGCCGACCCGGTCTCGCTCGACCGCGTGGTGCGCAACCCGGCCGGCACGTACGGCGTCGGCTTCGCCCCGTACTTCCTGGCCCTGGCCCTCTGGGTGGGCGCGATGATCAACTACATGCTGCTGCGCCCGTTGAACCGGCGCTACCTGGCCTCCGGCGCGCCCGCGCCCCGGGTCGCCCTGGCCGGCCTGCTGCCCGGCGTGCTGATGGGCCTGATCCAGGCGACCCTGCTGTTCGTCGTGGTCCGTTTCGGTCTCGGCCTGTCCCCGATCCACCCGTGGACCAGCCTCGCCCTGCTGCTCGGCACGGCCAGCGTCTTCGCGGCGATCATGCAGCTGATCGGGGCCGCGCTCGGCGCACCCGGCCGGATCATCGCGCTGGTCCTGCTGATGTTCCAGCTCACCTCGTCCGGGGGCACCTATCCGGTGCAGACCACGCCGGGGTTCTTCCAGGCGCTCCACCCGCTGCTGCCGATGACGTACGTGGTGGAGGCGATGCGCCACGCGATCGACGGCGGGGAGTCCGGGCCGATCGTGCACGGCGCGCTGGTCCTGGGCGGATTCGGTCTGGTCGCGTTCCTGCTCACCGTCGTGATCGCCGGCCGGCAGCGCCGCATGCGCACCACCGACCTGCATCCCGAGCTGGTCCTCTAA
- a CDS encoding ABC transporter ATP-binding protein: MSSELSVDAVDRTFGDRQVLKDVSFTVTTGRLTGFVGANGAGKTTTMRIILGVLAADAGTVTWQGAPLDREIRQRFGYMPEERGLYPKMSVLDQVVYLGRLHGLSAAEARRRTLALLERLELAERANDHVQKLSLGNQQRAQIAAALVHDPELLVLDEPFSGLDPLAVDNVVAVLRERAAAGAAVLFSSHQLDVVERLCDDLVIIADGTVRAAGDRAGLRDQYALPRYRIEVGGDAGWLRDQAGVTLIDLDGRHATFDLDPAVTDQSVLRSALDRGPVHAFGPVRPSLAEIFREVIQ; encoded by the coding sequence ATGAGCAGCGAACTCAGCGTCGACGCGGTCGACCGGACGTTCGGCGACCGGCAGGTCCTCAAGGACGTGTCGTTCACCGTGACGACCGGGCGGCTGACCGGGTTCGTCGGCGCCAACGGCGCCGGCAAGACCACCACCATGCGCATCATCCTGGGCGTGCTCGCCGCCGACGCGGGCACCGTGACCTGGCAGGGTGCACCGCTCGACCGGGAGATCCGGCAGCGCTTCGGGTACATGCCCGAGGAGCGCGGCCTCTACCCGAAGATGAGCGTCCTCGACCAGGTCGTCTACCTGGGCCGGCTGCACGGGCTGAGCGCCGCCGAGGCGCGCCGCAGGACGCTCGCCCTGCTGGAGCGGCTGGAGCTGGCCGAGCGGGCGAACGACCACGTGCAGAAGCTGTCGCTGGGCAACCAGCAGCGCGCCCAGATCGCCGCCGCCCTGGTCCACGACCCGGAGCTGCTGGTTCTCGACGAGCCGTTCTCCGGGCTGGACCCGTTGGCCGTCGACAACGTGGTCGCCGTGCTGCGCGAGCGGGCCGCCGCCGGGGCCGCGGTGCTCTTCTCCAGCCACCAGCTCGACGTGGTCGAGCGCCTCTGCGACGACCTGGTGATCATCGCGGACGGCACCGTCCGGGCCGCCGGGGACCGGGCCGGGCTGCGCGATCAGTACGCGCTGCCGCGCTACCGGATCGAGGTCGGCGGCGACGCCGGCTGGCTGCGCGACCAGGCCGGCGTGACCCTGATCGACCTGGACGGCCGGCACGCGACCTTCGACCTCGACCCGGCCGTCACCGACCAGTCGGTCCTGCGCTCCGCCCTCGACCGCGGCCCGGTGCACGCGTTCGGCCCGGTCCGTCCCTCGCTCGCCGAGATCTTCCGAGAGGTGATCCAGTGA
- a CDS encoding response regulator transcription factor produces MSIRVLVADDHRLVRSGFRVILELEDDITVVGEAADGADAVELALRLRPDVVLMDVEMPVMDGLEATRRIAAEGGPSVLILTTFDRDDYLFAALQAGASGFLLKNGTPEALTEAVRVLAAGDALLAPAVTRRVIAEFSAPRQRVPEPGKRLDELTPREHEVLVELAGGSTNAEIATALHLGETTVKTHVSRVLMKLGARDRTQAVVLAYEMGVVRPSRE; encoded by the coding sequence ATGAGCATCCGGGTCCTCGTCGCGGATGACCATCGGCTGGTCCGCTCCGGATTCCGGGTCATCCTCGAGTTGGAGGACGACATCACGGTGGTCGGCGAGGCGGCCGACGGGGCCGACGCGGTGGAGCTCGCGCTCCGGCTGCGGCCCGACGTCGTACTGATGGATGTCGAGATGCCGGTGATGGACGGCCTGGAAGCGACCCGCCGGATCGCGGCCGAGGGTGGTCCGTCGGTGTTGATCCTGACCACCTTCGACCGGGACGACTACCTGTTCGCGGCGCTGCAGGCCGGAGCCAGCGGGTTCCTGCTGAAGAACGGCACGCCGGAGGCCCTGACCGAGGCGGTCCGGGTGCTCGCGGCCGGCGACGCGTTACTCGCCCCGGCGGTGACCCGGCGGGTGATCGCCGAGTTCAGCGCGCCCCGGCAGCGGGTCCCGGAACCGGGGAAGCGGCTGGACGAGCTGACCCCGCGCGAGCACGAGGTGCTGGTCGAGCTGGCCGGCGGGTCGACGAACGCGGAGATCGCGACCGCGCTGCACCTCGGGGAGACGACGGTGAAGACGCACGTCAGCCGGGTGCTGATGAAACTCGGGGCGCGGGACCGGACCCAGGCGGTGGTCCTCGCGTACGAAATGGGGGTGGTTCGTCCTTCGCGGGAATGA
- a CDS encoding LLM class F420-dependent oxidoreductase has product MTVPLGGVPLADHAAAFSALADAGFTDVWSSEVNGADAFTPLTLAAAWEPRLRLGTAIAPVFTRGPGLMAMTAAALAETAPGRFQFGIGASSPVVVGDWNAADFTRPFARSRDLLRFLRAALAGELVDQEFPTFTVKRFRLERPPAVPPQLMLAALRPQMLHLAAAEADGVILNWLSAADVPTALAETKEAGPDFAVAARIFVVPTSDANYARMLGRRLITSYLTVPAYAAFHRWLGREEILAPMWRAWESGDRKGALAAIPDSLVDELIVHGTPDEIRVRVRAYAEAGITIPVMALLPTPELERGGFAALTTLINALSRPGS; this is encoded by the coding sequence ATGACCGTGCCGCTCGGCGGCGTACCGCTCGCCGATCACGCCGCCGCCTTCTCGGCGCTGGCCGACGCCGGCTTCACCGACGTGTGGAGCTCGGAGGTGAACGGCGCGGACGCGTTCACGCCGCTCACCCTGGCCGCCGCCTGGGAACCGCGCCTGCGGCTGGGCACGGCGATCGCCCCGGTCTTCACCCGCGGGCCGGGCCTGATGGCGATGACCGCGGCCGCGCTCGCCGAGACCGCGCCCGGGCGATTCCAGTTCGGCATCGGCGCGTCCTCACCGGTCGTGGTCGGTGACTGGAACGCCGCCGACTTCACCCGGCCGTTCGCCCGCAGCCGCGACCTGCTCCGCTTCCTGCGCGCCGCGCTCGCCGGCGAGCTGGTCGACCAGGAGTTCCCGACGTTCACCGTGAAACGGTTCCGGCTGGAGCGCCCGCCGGCCGTCCCGCCGCAGCTGATGCTCGCCGCGCTGCGCCCGCAGATGCTGCACCTGGCCGCCGCCGAGGCGGACGGGGTGATCCTGAACTGGCTCTCCGCCGCCGACGTGCCCACCGCGCTGGCCGAGACCAAGGAGGCCGGGCCGGACTTCGCGGTCGCCGCCCGGATCTTCGTCGTCCCGACCTCCGACGCGAACTACGCGCGCATGCTGGGGCGGCGGCTCATCACGTCGTACCTGACCGTGCCGGCGTATGCCGCGTTCCACCGCTGGCTGGGCCGCGAGGAGATCCTGGCGCCGATGTGGCGGGCGTGGGAGTCGGGCGACCGCAAGGGCGCGCTGGCCGCCATCCCGGACTCGCTCGTCGACGAGCTGATCGTGCACGGCACGCCGGACGAGATCCGGGTCCGGGTCCGGGCGTATGCGGAGGCGGGCATCACCATTCCGGTGATGGCTCTGCTTCCGACGCCGGAGTTGGAGCGGGGTGGATTCGCCGCGCTGACCACGCTGATCAACGCCCTGAGCCGCCCCGGTTCCTAG
- a CDS encoding helix-turn-helix transcriptional regulator, with amino-acid sequence MEQWEFGRMVRRWRDRVVPEDIGVPVGRRRRATGLRREELAALAGISADYLTRLEQGRATAPSAQVVESLARALRLADTERDLLHQLAGHAAPGPGVVPSRVTASVQRLLDRLANNPVVVYDASWTLVLANAPYDALMGDTTTWRGLERNAVWRNLTRRPSRVVHTPREQAEHEARLVADLRLTASRYPADRSLQRLITDLAAAPRFPELWEAEAPPPLPDPSKRKVVDHPAVGRLTLDCDTLLVAVDDLRITLYSAEPNTADAERLALAIVLGTQALVE; translated from the coding sequence GTGGAGCAGTGGGAGTTCGGCCGGATGGTGCGCCGCTGGCGCGATCGCGTCGTGCCGGAGGACATCGGCGTCCCGGTCGGCCGCCGGCGGCGGGCCACCGGCCTGCGGCGGGAGGAGCTGGCCGCCCTGGCCGGCATCTCGGCGGACTATCTGACCCGGCTCGAGCAGGGCCGGGCCACCGCCCCGTCGGCCCAGGTGGTGGAGTCGCTGGCCCGGGCACTGCGGCTGGCCGACACCGAGCGCGACCTGCTCCACCAGCTGGCCGGGCACGCCGCCCCCGGCCCCGGCGTCGTCCCGTCCCGGGTTACCGCGAGCGTGCAGCGCCTGCTGGACCGGCTGGCCAACAATCCGGTCGTCGTCTACGACGCCAGCTGGACGCTGGTCCTCGCCAACGCGCCCTACGACGCGCTGATGGGCGACACGACGACGTGGCGTGGCCTGGAGCGCAACGCCGTCTGGCGCAACCTCACCCGCCGTCCGAGCCGGGTCGTGCACACCCCGCGGGAGCAGGCCGAGCACGAGGCCCGGCTGGTCGCCGACCTGCGCCTGACCGCCTCGCGCTACCCGGCGGACCGGTCGCTCCAGCGGCTGATCACCGACCTCGCCGCCGCGCCCCGGTTCCCCGAGCTGTGGGAGGCGGAGGCGCCACCCCCGCTGCCCGACCCGTCCAAGCGCAAGGTCGTCGACCATCCCGCGGTCGGCCGCCTGACGCTGGACTGCGACACGCTGCTCGTCGCCGTCGACGACCTGCGGATCACCCTCTACAGCGCCGAGCCGAACACCGCGGACGCCGAGCGCCTCGCCCTGGCCATCGTCCTGGGCACGCAAGCCCTGGTCGAGTGA
- a CDS encoding TetR/AcrR family transcriptional regulator, whose product MDGRSRRRADTRQKLYEAAVQLIAEQGYNETTVDDIALRANVAKGTVYYNFKSKTDLFEELLRHGVGLLTDEFRAAVAGLPPREAVRALVRAQLAYIQRYQAFAQLLVSEMWRTNREWQQTLVLLREQSIGVIAETVQAGVDSGDLPADLDVRVASAALFGVGLVVAVDWLVFQPDRPIEDVEESMLAIVRRVA is encoded by the coding sequence ATGGACGGGCGGAGCCGGCGCCGGGCGGACACCCGGCAGAAGCTGTACGAGGCAGCCGTGCAGCTGATCGCCGAGCAGGGCTACAACGAGACCACGGTGGACGACATCGCCCTGCGGGCGAACGTGGCCAAGGGCACGGTCTACTACAACTTCAAGTCCAAGACCGACCTGTTCGAGGAGCTGCTGCGGCACGGGGTCGGGCTGCTCACCGACGAGTTCCGGGCCGCGGTGGCGGGGCTGCCGCCGCGCGAGGCGGTGCGGGCGCTGGTCCGGGCGCAGCTGGCGTACATCCAGCGCTACCAGGCCTTCGCCCAGCTGCTGGTCTCCGAGATGTGGCGGACCAACCGGGAGTGGCAGCAGACCCTGGTCCTGCTCCGCGAGCAGTCGATCGGGGTGATCGCGGAGACGGTCCAGGCCGGGGTGGACTCCGGTGACCTCCCGGCCGACCTGGACGTCCGGGTCGCGTCGGCGGCGCTGTTCGGCGTGGGCCTGGTGGTCGCGGTGGACTGGCTGGTCTTCCAGCCCGACCGGCCGATCGAGGACGTCGAGGAGTCGATGCTCGCGATCGTCCGCCGGGTGGCCTGA
- a CDS encoding ABC transporter permease, producing the protein MTTFEAAQLVAAREIRTKLRDKAFLLSTGIFLVIVLASLVLPALLNSGPAKVAVTDGASVAVLQEHGFEVRTVADTATAEQLVRDGEVDAAVLPGPVVVGDDESPGDVVQALSVEPQVRLLEPSDVDPFLKVIVPLAFAMLFFFTSFTFGMQIAQSVVEEKQTRIVEILVASIPVRALLAGKVFALTLLAFGQVALLALVAIVGMSATDTAPGLISAALPAIGWFVPFFVIGFVMLAALWAGVGALASRQEELTSTTVPVQMLVLIPFFAVLSVPHDGVAMKVLSYIPFSSPIAMPIRLFDGGAAIWEPVVALVLLAVTAVGLLGVGARVYSGSLLRTQVRTNFMTALRRS; encoded by the coding sequence GTGACCACGTTCGAGGCTGCCCAGCTCGTCGCCGCCCGGGAGATCCGGACCAAGCTGCGCGACAAGGCGTTCCTGCTCAGCACCGGGATCTTCCTGGTCATCGTGCTCGCGTCGCTGGTGCTGCCGGCGCTGCTCAACAGCGGGCCGGCCAAGGTCGCGGTCACCGACGGCGCCTCCGTCGCCGTCCTTCAGGAACACGGCTTCGAGGTACGGACGGTCGCTGACACGGCCACCGCCGAGCAGCTCGTCCGGGACGGCGAGGTGGACGCCGCGGTGCTGCCCGGCCCGGTCGTGGTCGGCGACGACGAGAGCCCCGGCGACGTGGTGCAGGCGCTCAGCGTCGAGCCGCAGGTCCGGCTGCTGGAGCCGAGCGACGTCGACCCGTTCCTGAAGGTGATCGTGCCGCTGGCGTTCGCGATGCTGTTCTTCTTCACCTCGTTCACGTTCGGGATGCAGATCGCGCAGAGCGTCGTCGAGGAGAAGCAGACCCGGATCGTGGAGATCCTGGTCGCCAGCATCCCGGTGCGCGCGCTGCTGGCCGGCAAGGTGTTCGCGCTGACCCTGCTCGCGTTCGGCCAGGTGGCGCTGCTCGCCCTGGTCGCGATCGTGGGGATGAGCGCCACCGACACGGCCCCCGGCCTGATCTCCGCCGCGCTCCCGGCGATCGGCTGGTTCGTGCCGTTCTTCGTGATCGGCTTCGTCATGCTGGCCGCGCTCTGGGCCGGGGTGGGCGCGCTCGCCTCCCGCCAGGAGGAGCTGACCAGCACCACGGTGCCGGTGCAGATGCTGGTCCTGATCCCGTTCTTCGCGGTCCTCAGCGTCCCGCACGACGGGGTGGCGATGAAGGTGCTCTCCTACATCCCGTTCTCCTCGCCGATCGCGATGCCGATCCGCCTGTTCGACGGCGGCGCGGCGATCTGGGAGCCGGTGGTGGCCCTGGTGCTGCTGGCGGTCACGGCGGTGGGGCTGCTCGGGGTGGGCGCCCGCGTCTACTCCGGGTCGCTGCTGCGAACCCAGGTCCGGACGAACTTCATGACGGCCCTGCGCCGCTCCTGA
- a CDS encoding sensor histidine kinase: MRSWNVEEWRRPGPTARQRRNDLWTGSVVAAVAVFSLYLQRSYGSFHTEHAPPVAEQICWAVVTTLPLAWRRRAPDLVAVFISVAFIGGQYRLSQEQMITTYALFAAIYTLGAWGTDRHRARTVRLVIIGAMFAWLTLSFALYQDVIAVSEMSGASGELPALPSMIFTSYLQNIVFFGFVYLMGDAAWRAVYRRHRLEEQAEELRAAQEAAAGRAVLHERVRIARELHDVVAHHVSVMGIQASACRRALEKDPVKAVTALTAIEDGARTAVDELRRMLGALRSTSAETEAAPGAGIDRIEEIAERARDAGLEVHFGTYGDPAPLPDSLSRAAYRIVQESVTNTLKHAQAATIDIRVRYLAGELELDVADDGHGGTGAGGGGMGLIGMRERVAVHDGTLEHGRRGGGGFRVRARLPYATVGSNT; the protein is encoded by the coding sequence ATGCGATCGTGGAACGTCGAAGAGTGGCGACGGCCGGGACCGACCGCCCGGCAGCGCCGGAACGACCTGTGGACCGGGTCGGTGGTCGCCGCCGTCGCGGTCTTCAGCCTCTACCTGCAGCGCAGCTACGGCAGCTTCCACACCGAGCACGCCCCGCCGGTCGCCGAGCAGATCTGCTGGGCGGTGGTGACCACGCTGCCGCTGGCCTGGCGCCGCCGCGCGCCGGACCTGGTCGCGGTCTTCATCTCGGTGGCGTTCATCGGCGGTCAGTACCGGCTCTCCCAGGAGCAGATGATCACCACCTACGCCCTGTTCGCGGCGATCTACACGCTCGGCGCGTGGGGGACCGACCGGCACCGCGCGCGGACCGTCCGGCTGGTGATCATCGGGGCCATGTTCGCCTGGCTGACCCTGTCGTTCGCGCTCTACCAGGACGTGATCGCGGTCTCCGAGATGTCCGGCGCCTCCGGTGAGCTGCCGGCGCTCCCGTCGATGATCTTCACGTCCTACCTGCAGAACATCGTCTTCTTCGGCTTCGTCTACCTGATGGGCGACGCGGCCTGGCGCGCGGTGTACCGCCGGCACCGGCTCGAGGAGCAGGCCGAGGAGTTGCGCGCGGCCCAGGAGGCGGCCGCCGGGCGGGCGGTCCTGCACGAGCGCGTCCGGATCGCCCGGGAACTGCACGACGTGGTCGCGCACCACGTCTCGGTGATGGGCATCCAGGCCTCGGCCTGCCGCCGGGCCCTGGAGAAGGACCCGGTCAAGGCGGTCACCGCGCTGACCGCGATCGAGGACGGCGCGCGGACCGCGGTCGACGAGCTGCGCCGGATGCTCGGCGCGCTGCGCTCCACCAGCGCGGAGACCGAGGCGGCGCCGGGCGCCGGCATCGACCGGATCGAGGAGATCGCCGAACGGGCCCGCGACGCCGGGCTCGAGGTGCACTTCGGGACGTACGGCGATCCGGCGCCCCTGCCCGACTCCCTGTCCCGGGCCGCCTACCGGATCGTCCAGGAATCGGTGACCAATACCCTCAAGCACGCGCAGGCCGCCACGATCGACATCCGGGTCCGGTACCTGGCCGGCGAGCTGGAGCTGGACGTGGCCGACGACGGGCACGGCGGCACCGGCGCGGGTGGCGGCGGAATGGGGCTGATCGGGATGCGGGAGCGGGTGGCGGTGCACGACGGCACGCTGGAACACGGGCGCCGCGGCGGTGGCGGGTTCCGGGTCCGCGCCCGGCTGCCCTACGCGACGGTCGGGAGCAATACATGA
- a CDS encoding SDR family NAD(P)-dependent oxidoreductase: MTSVLITGPTKGLGRIATLAMAARADRPDLLLVGRNLAAVAAEARALGATVHEIETDLSRLADVREAAASARKLVESGAVRPLHAIVGNAGAMSSDTRQASADGYELTFAVNYLAHAQLIGDLAATLAEPGRIVLLGSNTYHQNFWRGLLRVPPAQWRDPLEIARPADADATPGLAANGTAYSNAKLAILYYAHELQRRVRPGIGVTVFEPGWMPGTSLGRGAPAAAQSVARGLGRIPGVSTPEKSGPLLASVALDEKWAHLRDGAFVLKDHVIEAKPVAHDRQREARLWAATGELLARG; encoded by the coding sequence ATGACAAGCGTTCTGATCACCGGCCCGACCAAGGGTCTGGGCCGCATCGCCACCCTCGCCATGGCCGCCCGCGCCGACCGCCCCGACCTGCTGCTGGTCGGCCGCAACCTGGCCGCGGTCGCCGCCGAGGCCCGGGCCCTCGGCGCCACCGTGCACGAGATCGAGACCGACCTGAGCCGGCTCGCCGACGTGCGGGAGGCCGCCGCGAGCGCGCGGAAGCTGGTCGAGAGCGGGGCGGTGCGGCCGCTGCACGCGATCGTCGGCAACGCCGGCGCGATGTCCAGCGACACCCGGCAGGCGTCCGCCGACGGGTACGAGCTGACCTTCGCGGTGAACTACCTGGCCCACGCCCAGCTGATCGGCGATCTGGCCGCGACGCTCGCCGAGCCCGGCCGGATCGTGCTGCTCGGGTCGAACACCTATCACCAGAACTTCTGGCGGGGGCTGCTGCGGGTGCCGCCGGCGCAGTGGCGTGACCCGCTGGAGATCGCCCGGCCCGCCGACGCGGACGCGACGCCGGGTCTGGCGGCCAACGGCACCGCCTACTCCAACGCCAAGCTGGCGATCCTGTACTACGCCCATGAGCTGCAGCGCCGGGTCCGGCCCGGGATCGGGGTCACGGTGTTCGAGCCCGGCTGGATGCCCGGCACCAGCCTGGGCCGGGGCGCGCCGGCGGCGGCCCAGTCGGTCGCGCGTGGTCTCGGCCGGATCCCCGGGGTCTCCACGCCGGAGAAGTCCGGGCCGCTGCTGGCCTCGGTCGCGCTCGACGAGAAGTGGGCGCACCTGCGCGACGGCGCGTTCGTCCTGAAGGACCACGTGATCGAGGCGAAGCCGGTCGCCCACGATCGGCAGCGCGAGGCCCGCCTGTGGGCCGCGACCGGGGAACTCCTGGCGCGCGGCTGA
- a CDS encoding helix-turn-helix domain-containing protein: MPGIADDADLAAYTTGRAAEVLGVTQAFLRTLDGTGLIEPERSAGGHRRYSRHQLQLAGRVRILLDDGFLLAAAVRIVTLEDRLAAAHRRILELGGKLGPGEDASIPVQTRGRAEDARTRPDM, from the coding sequence ATGCCGGGGATCGCGGACGACGCCGACCTTGCGGCGTACACGACGGGCCGGGCCGCCGAGGTGCTCGGCGTGACCCAGGCCTTTCTTCGTACTCTCGACGGCACCGGACTGATCGAGCCGGAGCGCTCGGCCGGCGGCCACCGCCGGTACTCCCGCCACCAACTGCAGCTCGCCGGCCGGGTCCGGATCCTGCTCGACGACGGTTTTCTGCTCGCCGCCGCGGTCCGGATCGTGACCCTGGAGGACCGGCTGGCCGCCGCCCATCGGCGGATCCTGGAGCTGGGCGGCAAGCTGGGCCCCGGCGAGGACGCCAGCATCCCGGTGCAGACCCGCGGCCGGGCCGAGGATGCGCGGACGCGGCCGGACATGTAA